In Labilibaculum sp. DW002, one DNA window encodes the following:
- a CDS encoding ABC transporter ATP-binding protein encodes MINTVNLKKIFRTDEIETLALNNVNLNIKKGEFVAIMGPSGCGKSTLLNILGLLDNPSEGEFHFKGTNVAEYKENKRTDLRKGNIGFVFQSFNLIDELNVFENVEMPLVYQGISNKKRKEMVNKVLDRMSMSHRAKHYPQQLSGGQQQRVAIARAVVSNPGLILADEPTGNLDSSNGQEVMELLTELNREGTTIIMVTHSHKDSGYAHRVINLFDGKVVTENVPVEEMAD; translated from the coding sequence ATGATTAACACGGTAAATCTTAAGAAAATATTTAGGACAGACGAAATTGAAACGCTGGCACTAAATAATGTAAACCTAAACATCAAAAAAGGTGAATTTGTTGCCATTATGGGACCTTCAGGTTGTGGAAAATCAACTCTTCTAAACATCTTGGGTTTACTTGATAATCCATCAGAAGGAGAGTTTCATTTCAAAGGAACCAATGTTGCCGAGTACAAAGAAAACAAACGTACCGATTTACGAAAAGGGAACATTGGTTTTGTGTTCCAGAGTTTTAACCTGATTGATGAATTGAATGTTTTTGAGAACGTTGAAATGCCACTGGTTTATCAGGGAATTAGTAATAAGAAGCGCAAGGAAATGGTAAATAAAGTACTCGATCGTATGAGTATGAGTCATAGAGCTAAACATTATCCACAGCAACTTTCAGGAGGACAACAGCAGCGTGTTGCTATTGCTCGTGCAGTTGTGTCAAACCCGGGCTTAATTCTTGCCGATGAGCCTACAGGTAACCTGGATTCATCAAACGGTCAAGAAGTGATGGAATTGCTTACTGAGCTTAACCGTGAAGGTACAACGATTATAATGGTAACCCACTCACACAAAGATTCTGGCTATGCACATCGTGTGATTAACTTGTTTGATGGAAAAGTGGTAACTGAAAATGTTCCTGTAGAAGAAATGGCAGATTAA